In the Scyliorhinus torazame isolate Kashiwa2021f chromosome 22, sScyTor2.1, whole genome shotgun sequence genome, one interval contains:
- the zdhhc12a gene encoding palmitoyltransferase ZDHHC12-A isoform X1 translates to MFPNLISAGFLIRVFHAALTWAVTLVLFLFETDLRRSEKRGEFLQPVIFLLLVFCSMLLYFVTSLMDPGYVTFDDELKGRVARSNRCGGDEKEQMLPVTQKAHRLRRCGYCMVQQPMRSKHCQSCQHCVRRYDHHCPWIENCVGERNHRFFVLYLAMQLAVLLWAFHIAWSGFRTEAAWNDWLRVNTFLLLAFIIIVIFTVVVMLLLVSHLYLVSNNTTTWEFMSHHRISYLKHCGSEENPFDQGILGNLWTFFCVCKTVVWERIYFRAEEELV, encoded by the exons ATGTTCCCGAACCTTATCTCCGCCGGCTTCCTGATCCGGGTCTTTCACGCGGCGCTGACGTGGGCGGTGACGTTGGTTCTCTTCCTGTTTGAGACAG ATTTGAGGAGGAGTGAGAAACGTGGTGAATTTCTCCAGCCAGTCATCTTTCTGCTGCTGGTTTTCTGTTCGATGCTCCTTTACTTTGTCACCTCCCTCATGGACCCAGGATACGTCACATTTGACGATGAACTAAAG GGCCGGGTTGCTCGATCGAATCGGTGTGGTGGTGATGAGAAAGAGCAGATGCTCCCCGTGACACAGAAAGCGCATAGACTGAGGCGCTGTGGATACTGCATGGTGCAG CAGCCCATGCGTTCCAAACACTGCCAGTCCTGTCAGCACTGTGTGCGTCGATATGACCACCATTGTCCTTGGATTGAGAACTGCGTGGGGGAGAGGAACCATCGCTTCTTTGTGCTCTACCTGGCCATGCAACTCGCCGTCCTGCTGTGGGCCTTCCACATTGCGTG GTCAGGGTTCCGTACTGAAGCAGCATGGAATGACTGGCTCCGTGTTAACACGTTTCTACTGTTGGCGTTTATAATCATTGTCATTTTCACTGTGGTGGTGATGTTGCTGCTTGTGTCACACTTGTACCTGGTGTCCAACAACACCACGACGTGGGAGTTCATGTCTCACCATCGGATCTCTTACCTCAAACACTGCGGCTCAGAGGAGAACCCATTTGACCAGGGCATCCTTGGAAATCTGTGGACATTTTTTTGCGTGTGCAAAACAgtcgtgtgggaaaggatttatttTCGAGCCGAGGAGGAGCTGGTTTAG
- the zdhhc12a gene encoding palmitoyltransferase ZDHHC12-A isoform X2: protein MLYQYLRRSEKRGEFLQPVIFLLLVFCSMLLYFVTSLMDPGYVTFDDELKGRVARSNRCGGDEKEQMLPVTQKAHRLRRCGYCMVQQPMRSKHCQSCQHCVRRYDHHCPWIENCVGERNHRFFVLYLAMQLAVLLWAFHIAWSGFRTEAAWNDWLRVNTFLLLAFIIIVIFTVVVMLLLVSHLYLVSNNTTTWEFMSHHRISYLKHCGSEENPFDQGILGNLWTFFCVCKTVVWERIYFRAEEELV from the exons ATGCTATATCAAT ATTTGAGGAGGAGTGAGAAACGTGGTGAATTTCTCCAGCCAGTCATCTTTCTGCTGCTGGTTTTCTGTTCGATGCTCCTTTACTTTGTCACCTCCCTCATGGACCCAGGATACGTCACATTTGACGATGAACTAAAG GGCCGGGTTGCTCGATCGAATCGGTGTGGTGGTGATGAGAAAGAGCAGATGCTCCCCGTGACACAGAAAGCGCATAGACTGAGGCGCTGTGGATACTGCATGGTGCAG CAGCCCATGCGTTCCAAACACTGCCAGTCCTGTCAGCACTGTGTGCGTCGATATGACCACCATTGTCCTTGGATTGAGAACTGCGTGGGGGAGAGGAACCATCGCTTCTTTGTGCTCTACCTGGCCATGCAACTCGCCGTCCTGCTGTGGGCCTTCCACATTGCGTG GTCAGGGTTCCGTACTGAAGCAGCATGGAATGACTGGCTCCGTGTTAACACGTTTCTACTGTTGGCGTTTATAATCATTGTCATTTTCACTGTGGTGGTGATGTTGCTGCTTGTGTCACACTTGTACCTGGTGTCCAACAACACCACGACGTGGGAGTTCATGTCTCACCATCGGATCTCTTACCTCAAACACTGCGGCTCAGAGGAGAACCCATTTGACCAGGGCATCCTTGGAAATCTGTGGACATTTTTTTGCGTGTGCAAAACAgtcgtgtgggaaaggatttatttTCGAGCCGAGGAGGAGCTGGTTTAG